A portion of the Aphelocoma coerulescens isolate FSJ_1873_10779 chromosome 1, UR_Acoe_1.0, whole genome shotgun sequence genome contains these proteins:
- the CFAP97D2 gene encoding LOW QUALITY PROTEIN: uncharacterized protein CFAP97D2 (The sequence of the model RefSeq protein was modified relative to this genomic sequence to represent the inferred CDS: inserted 2 bases in 1 codon) — MEINIIMPLNYQLPGNTFNTRRYFQRKRINISFLFRIQTAKPLVDXRAPQKYGHLHQNLGKLKLEEDQLSATERDNCLLLEKMSCIMRTKGQTDNKNDYKAKR, encoded by the exons ATGGAGATAAATATTATTATGCCACTGAACTACCAGCTACCTGGGAATACTTTCAACACAAGAA GGTATTTCCAACGAAAAAGGATAaacatttcatttctgtttcgGATCCAGACAGCAAAACCATTAGTGGA ACGTGCCCCACAAAAATATGGCCACCTCCATCAGAATCTAGGAAAGCTGAAG TTGGAGGAAGACCAACTTTCTGCCACTGAAAGAGACAACTGTTTGCTGCTGGAGAAGATGTCCTGCATCATGAGAACAAAGGGACAAACTGACAACAAAAATGACTATAAGGCCAAAAGGTAA